Proteins from a genomic interval of Streptomyces sp. NBC_01445:
- a CDS encoding Dabb family protein, translating to MIRHLVLFKLNEGVQRDEPRVVEGVKAFRALGEQIPELTFWECDWNITDRPIAYDFAINSAVEDTDALKRYIEHPAHQAGVAQWREFATWVIADYEF from the coding sequence GTGATCCGCCATCTGGTCCTCTTCAAGCTCAATGAGGGCGTCCAGCGCGACGAGCCTCGCGTCGTCGAGGGCGTCAAGGCCTTCCGCGCACTCGGTGAGCAGATCCCGGAGCTGACGTTCTGGGAGTGCGACTGGAACATCACCGACCGCCCCATCGCGTACGACTTCGCCATCAACTCGGCGGTCGAGGACACCGATGCGCTCAAGCGGTACATCGAGCACCCGGCCCACCAGGCGGGTGTCGCGCAGTGGCGCGAGTTCGCCACGTGGGTGATCGCGGACTACGAGTTCTGA
- a CDS encoding RNA polymerase sigma factor SigF, with the protein MSAVQGSSKVLTLSKSASAPDALHSPPVSGASEAIDTRTLSRSLFLRLAALDENSPERGYVRDTLIELNLPLVRYAAARFRSRNEPMEDIVQVGTIGLIKAIDRFDCERGVEFPTFAMPTVVGEIKRFFRDTSWSVRVPRRLQELRLALTKASDELAQKLDRSPTVPELAAVLGVSEDDVVDGLAVGNAYTASSLDSPAPEDDGGEGSLADRLGYEDTALEGVEYRESLKPLLAKLQPRERRIIMLRFFANMTQSQIGEEVGISQMHVSRLLTRTLSQLREGLIAD; encoded by the coding sequence ATGTCCGCAGTCCAGGGCAGCTCGAAGGTGCTCACGCTCAGCAAGAGCGCGTCAGCGCCCGACGCGCTTCACAGCCCGCCTGTATCCGGGGCTTCTGAAGCCATCGACACCCGCACCCTGTCCCGCTCCCTCTTCCTGCGGCTCGCCGCACTCGACGAGAACAGCCCCGAGCGTGGCTACGTACGGGACACCCTCATCGAGCTGAACCTCCCACTGGTCCGGTACGCCGCGGCCCGCTTCCGCAGCCGGAACGAACCGATGGAGGACATCGTCCAGGTCGGCACGATCGGCCTGATCAAGGCGATCGACCGCTTCGACTGCGAACGCGGCGTGGAATTCCCGACGTTCGCGATGCCGACCGTCGTCGGCGAGATCAAGCGCTTCTTCCGTGACACGTCCTGGTCGGTGCGCGTGCCGCGCCGGCTCCAGGAACTGCGTCTCGCGCTGACCAAGGCGAGCGACGAGCTGGCCCAGAAGCTGGACCGCTCGCCGACCGTGCCCGAGCTGGCCGCGGTGCTCGGCGTCTCCGAGGACGACGTGGTCGACGGGCTCGCGGTGGGCAACGCCTACACCGCCTCCTCCCTCGACTCCCCGGCGCCCGAGGACGACGGCGGCGAGGGCTCGCTCGCGGACCGCCTCGGCTACGAGGACACGGCCCTGGAGGGCGTGGAGTACCGCGAGTCGCTCAAGCCGCTGCTCGCCAAGCTCCAGCCGCGCGAGCGCCGCATCATCATGCTGCGCTTCTTCGCGAACATGACGCAGTCGCAGATCGGCGAGGAGGTCGGCATCTCGCAGATGCACGTGTCACGCCTGCTCACGCGGACGCTGTCGCAGCTCAGGGAAGGCCTGATCGCCGACTGA
- a CDS encoding tRNA adenosine deaminase-associated protein, whose protein sequence is MYFAALLARTEDGWEASDTELDDVEALSDLTDLAREASAGAEDDTVLVFIEQEDAWFGVVRVDGEEDPRIYVSDAAAAARSSYGEILLTDELLGKDPDQDELDALDLDGTEDGEPDPADEDEPGDDDAADPAAEAVPPGPIGDRLILADLGVSEKELLALDTNDALSEIAEVLGAAEVLETVR, encoded by the coding sequence GTGTACTTCGCCGCACTGCTCGCGCGCACCGAAGACGGGTGGGAAGCGAGCGATACAGAGCTCGACGACGTGGAGGCCCTGTCGGATCTGACCGACCTGGCCCGTGAAGCCTCGGCCGGTGCCGAGGACGACACAGTGCTCGTCTTCATCGAACAGGAGGACGCCTGGTTCGGCGTCGTCCGTGTGGACGGCGAGGAGGACCCTCGCATCTACGTCTCCGACGCGGCCGCGGCCGCCCGGAGTTCGTACGGCGAGATCCTGCTCACCGACGAACTGCTCGGAAAGGATCCCGACCAGGACGAGCTGGACGCCCTGGATCTCGACGGGACCGAGGACGGCGAGCCCGACCCGGCCGACGAGGACGAGCCCGGGGACGACGACGCGGCGGATCCCGCCGCCGAGGCCGTGCCCCCGGGCCCGATCGGGGACCGGCTGATCCTCGCCGACCTCGGAGTCTCCGAGAAGGAGCTCCTCGCCCTCGACACCAACGACGCCCTCAGCGAGATCGCCGAGGTCCTGGGAGCGGCGGAGGTCCTCGAAACGGTCCGATAG
- the tadA gene encoding tRNA adenosine(34) deaminase TadA, whose translation MRLAVREARLAAEGGDVPVGAVVLAPDGTTVLASGHNEREATGDPTAHAEVLAIRRAAAALGEWRLTGCTLVVTLEPCTMCAGALVQSRIDRVVYGARDEKAGAAGSLWDVVRDRRLNHRPEVIEGVLADECAQQLTSFFRDR comes from the coding sequence ATGCGCCTCGCCGTCCGGGAGGCGCGGCTCGCCGCCGAGGGCGGTGACGTGCCCGTCGGGGCCGTCGTGCTCGCCCCGGACGGCACGACCGTGCTCGCCTCGGGGCACAACGAGCGCGAGGCGACCGGCGACCCGACCGCGCACGCGGAGGTGCTCGCGATCCGGCGGGCGGCCGCGGCGCTCGGGGAGTGGCGGCTCACGGGGTGCACGCTCGTCGTGACCCTGGAGCCGTGCACGATGTGCGCGGGCGCCCTCGTGCAGTCCCGGATCGACCGGGTCGTCTACGGGGCGCGCGACGAGAAGGCCGGGGCGGCCGGGTCCCTGTGGGACGTCGTCCGCGACCGGCGCCTCAACCACCGCCCCGAAGTGATCGAGGGCGTACTCGCCGACGAGTGCGCGCAGCAGCTCACCTCGTTCTTCCGGGACCGCTAG
- the upp gene encoding uracil phosphoribosyltransferase, which yields MRIHVVDHPLVAHKLTTLRDKRTDSPTFRRLADELVTLLAYEATRDVRTELVDIETPVSGTTGVKLSYPRPLVVPILRAGLGMLDGMVRLLPTAEVGFLGMVRDEETLQASTYATRMPDDLSGRQVYVLDPMLATGGTLVAAIQELIKRGADDVTAVVLLAAPEGVEIMERELAGTPVTVVTASVDERLNENGYIVPGLGDAGDRMYGAAE from the coding sequence ATGCGGATCCACGTCGTCGACCACCCGCTGGTGGCGCACAAACTCACCACGCTGCGCGACAAGCGCACCGACTCCCCGACCTTCCGGCGCCTCGCCGACGAGCTGGTCACCCTGCTCGCGTACGAGGCCACCAGGGATGTGCGCACCGAGCTGGTCGACATCGAGACCCCCGTCTCGGGCACGACCGGCGTGAAGCTCTCCTACCCGCGGCCCCTGGTCGTGCCGATCCTGCGGGCCGGTCTCGGCATGCTCGACGGCATGGTGCGGCTGCTGCCGACCGCCGAGGTGGGCTTCCTCGGCATGGTGCGTGACGAGGAGACGCTCCAGGCGTCCACGTACGCGACGCGCATGCCCGACGACCTCTCCGGGCGGCAGGTCTACGTCCTCGACCCGATGCTGGCCACCGGCGGCACGCTCGTCGCGGCGATCCAGGAGCTGATCAAGCGCGGCGCGGACGACGTGACGGCCGTGGTGCTGCTCGCCGCCCCCGAAGGCGTGGAGATCATGGAGCGCGAGCTCGCCGGTACGCCGGTGACGGTCGTGACGGCCTCGGTCGACGAGCGGCTCAACGAGAACGGGTACATCGTCCCGGGCCTCGGCGACGCGGGCGACCGGATGTACGGGGCGGCCGAGTAG
- a CDS encoding RNA polymerase sigma factor SigF gives MDELTETEVTLTVPASTAPQAPPAKSRGADTRALTQVLFAQLKDLLPGTPEHTRVRAALIEANIPLVRYAAARFRSRNEPMEDVVQVGTIGLINAIDRFDPERGVQFPTFAMPTVVGEIKRYFRDNVRTVHVPRRLHELWVQVTGATEDLTTAFGRTPTTAEIAERLRIGEDEVLACIEAGRSYHATSLEAAQEGDGMPGLLDRLGYEDPELDGVEHRDLVRHLLVQLPEREQRILLLRYYSNLTQSQISAELGVSQMHVSRLLARSFARLRSANRIEA, from the coding sequence ATGGACGAGCTGACGGAGACAGAGGTGACGTTGACCGTGCCGGCCAGTACAGCGCCTCAAGCACCGCCCGCGAAGAGCCGGGGCGCCGACACCCGTGCGCTGACCCAGGTCCTCTTCGCCCAGCTCAAGGACCTGCTGCCGGGGACTCCCGAGCACACCAGGGTGCGCGCCGCCCTCATCGAGGCCAACATCCCGCTCGTGCGGTACGCGGCGGCCCGCTTCCGCAGCCGCAACGAGCCGATGGAGGACGTCGTCCAGGTCGGCACGATCGGGCTCATCAACGCGATCGACCGCTTCGACCCCGAGCGCGGCGTGCAGTTCCCGACGTTCGCGATGCCGACCGTCGTCGGCGAGATCAAGCGCTACTTCCGCGACAACGTCCGCACGGTCCACGTGCCGCGCCGGCTCCACGAGTTGTGGGTGCAGGTGACCGGCGCGACCGAGGACCTCACCACGGCGTTCGGGCGCACCCCCACCACCGCCGAGATCGCCGAGCGCCTGCGCATCGGCGAGGACGAGGTGCTCGCCTGCATCGAGGCGGGGCGCTCGTACCACGCGACCTCGCTGGAGGCGGCCCAGGAGGGCGACGGGATGCCCGGCCTGCTCGACCGGCTCGGCTACGAGGACCCGGAGCTCGACGGCGTCGAACACCGCGATCTCGTACGGCATCTGCTCGTTCAGCTGCCCGAGCGTGAGCAGCGGATCCTGCTGCTGCGCTATTACAGCAATCTGACGCAGTCACAGATCAGCGCGGAATTGGGCGTTTCTCAGATGCATGTGTCAAGACTGCTGGCCAGAAGCTTCGCGCGGCTCCGATCCGCAAACAGGATCGAAGCGTAA